Proteins from a genomic interval of Trichoderma breve strain T069 chromosome 2, whole genome shotgun sequence:
- a CDS encoding sugar transporter domain-containing protein, translated as MSGIYESKSVHETSMEKGVTYHEEQDYSQNLQAKIRNPLKGIPREQLMSDVEAFAQRNGLQEHTLLLKKGALIAQNPAEPHAIDGEEKLTAHELNVLEREVTHKWHMPARLFLTIATCSIGAAVQGWDQTGSNGATIFWPDVYGIGDQSITRNAILVGLINAAPYIGSAFIGCWVSDPINNHFGRRGVIFFASHFCIWPVIGSAFCHTWGQQLACRLLMGIGMGAKASTVPIYAAENAPASIRGALVMSWQMWTAFGILLGSAFNLAVYHVKDINWRLMLGAPFLPAVPLLCLIYLCPESPRWYMKKGRYADAWKSLVVLRNDPIQVARDIYYISAQLEIENELVGKTNYITRFTQLFTVPRIRRANLAAFTVMLAQQLCGINIIAFYSTTVFVNAGFTQFRALIGSFGFGLVNWVFAFPAFWTIDTFGRRSLLLFTFPQMFWTLLAAGLCTLISSDHNELKTGLVSLFVFLFGAFYSPGEGPVPFTYSAEVYPLSHRETGMGFAVATCLFWAAVLSTSFPFLLEKLQTVGAFGLYAGFNVVAFIMIFLWVPETMQRTLEELDYVFAVPVRTFMKYQLTVALPWWFKKYVFFQWSATKRPLYEFDNVASDLRRASIHHAPTASSDDESKRAM; from the exons ATGTCGGGAATATA CGAATCCAAGAGTGTCCATGAGACATCTATGGAGAAGGGAGTCACCTACCACGAAGAACAAGACTATTCCCAGAACCTCCAGGCGAAAATTCGCAACCCCCTCAAGGGAATTCCCCGAGAACAGCTTATGAGCGATGTCGAAGCCTTTGCTCAGCGCAATGGCCTTCAGGAGCacactcttcttctcaagaagGGCGCGCTTATTGCCCAGAACCCTGCTGAACCACATGCTATTGATGGCGAGGAGAAGCTCACTGCACACGAATTGAATGTACTGGAGCGCGAGGTCACTCACAAGTGGCACATGCCCGCAAGACTCTTCCTCACCATCGCAACATGCTCCATCGGTGCCGCTGTCCAGGGCTGGGATCAGACCGGTAGCAACGGAGCTACCATTTTCTGGCCCGATGTCTATGGCATCGGTGACCAGAGCATTACTCGCAACGCTATTCTCGTCGGTCTCATCAATGCTGCTCCTTACATTGGTAGCGC TTTCATTGGCTGCTGGGTCTCTGATCCTATTAACAACCACTTCGGTCGACGTggtgtcatcttcttcgcttctCACTTCTGTATCTGGCCCGTCATCGGTTCTGCTTTCTGCCACACCTGGGGACAACAGCTTGCCTGTCGATTGCTCATGGGAATTGGTATGGGTGCCAAGGCTTCAACGGTCCCTATCTACGCTGCTGAGAACGCCCCGGCTTCCATCCGAGGTGCTTTGGTCATGTCATGGC AAATGTGGACTGCCTTTGGTATTTTGCTCGGAAGTGCCTTTAACCTGGCCGTCTACCACGTAAAGGATATCAACTGGCGTCTGATGCTTGGCGCGCCTTTCCTTCCCGCTGtccctcttctctgcctcatcTACTTGTGCCCCGAATCTCCCCGTTGGTACATGAAGAAGGGTCGCTACGCTGATGCCTGGAAGTCCCTTGTCGTTCTCCGCAACGACCCCATCCAGGTGGCCCGAgacatctactacatctcCGCCCAGCTAGAAATTGAGAATGAGCTCGTTGGCAAGACCAACTACATCACTCGATTCACTCAGCTCTTCACCGTCCCCCGAATTCGCCGTGCCAACCTGGCTGCCTTCACTGTCATGCTTGCTCAGCAACTGTGCGGTATCAACATCATTGCCTTCTACTCCACCACAGTCTTCGTCAATGCTGGCTTCACCCAGTTCCGAGCCCTGATCGGTTCATTTGGCTTCGGTCTTGTCAACTGGGTCTTTGCTTTCCCCGCTTTCTGGACCATTGATACT TTTGGTCGTCGaagcctgctgctcttcACCTTCCCCCAGATGTTCTGGACTCTCTTGGCTGCTGGTCTCTGCACTCTGATCTCTTCAGACCACAACGAGCTCAAAACTGGCCTCGTCAGTCTTTTCGTCTTCCTTTTCGGAGCCTTCTACTCCCCTGGTGAAGGCCCCGTTCCTTTCACCTACAGCGCTGAGGTTTATCCCCTGTCTCACCGTGAGACTGGTATGGGCTTCGCCGTCGCTACTTGCTTGTTCTGGGCTGCTGTGCTTAGTACCTCATTCCCCTTCCTGCTCGAGAAACTCCAGACCGTTGGTGCATTCGGCCTCTACGCTGGCTTCAACGTTGtcgccttcatcatgatCTTCCTCTGGGTACCCGAGACTATGCAGCGCACTCTCGAGGAGCTCGACTATGTCTTTGCTGTGCCTGTTCGCACTTTCATGAAGTACCAGCTCACCGTCGCCCTACCCTGGTGGTTCAAGAAGTACGTCTTCTTCCAGTGGAGTGCTACCAAGCGACCGCTGTACGAGTTCGACAATGTCGCTTCTGACCTGCGCCGGGCGTCTATCCACCACGCCCCCACGGCTTCGtcagatgatgagagcaaGCGGGCTATgtaa